The Perca flavescens isolate YP-PL-M2 chromosome 23, PFLA_1.0, whole genome shotgun sequence genome has a window encoding:
- the LOC114550311 gene encoding potassium voltage-gated channel subfamily A member 1: MEIALVSFENGGAKGSGGGGSAGNNAEESCRNALDVPHHHHHHHQPGFVQTGLGGEDYGKELNTQGSPHQHQLQHHLHQSSWKINDMNNTFSCSENAMDALLRADHSPHLFDEDMLDMDTESNERVLINIAGLRYETQLGTLNQFPDTLLGDPAKRIKYFDPLRNEYFFDRNRPSFDGILYFYQSGGKIRRPVNVSIDVFADEIRFYQLGEEAMERFREDEGFIKEEEKPLPQNEFQKQVWLIFEYPESSMPARGIAIVSVIVITISIITFCLETLPEFRDERELPVTSRLDNSTAPRSSLTFTDPFFIIETTCVIWFTFELFVRFFACPSKSEFSKTVMNIIDIMSIMPYFITVGTELAEQQGQEHQNGQQAMSLAILRVIRLVRVFRIFKLSRHSKGLQILGQTLKASMRELGLLIFFLFIGVILFSSAVFFAEADEPESHFSSIPDAFWWAVVTMTTVGYGDMRPITVGGKIVGSLCAIAGVLTIALPVPVIVSNFNYFYHRETDQDQSSLKDEPNSGRASPELKRKGSKSSAKSQDVENSEANTSAEKANIKANSSMDFKRSLYAFCLDTRETDL; the protein is encoded by the coding sequence ATGGAGATAGCCTTGGTGAGCTTTGAGAACGGTGGCGCCAAAGGTAGCGGTGGTGGTGGCAGCGCCGGCAACAATGCCGAGGAGAGCTGCCGAAACGCGCTGGATGtcccccatcatcatcatcatcatcatcagccgGGCTTCGTGCAAACTGGACTCGGAGGAGAGGACTACGGTAAAGAGCTGAACACCCAGGGGAGTCCCCATCAGCATCAGCTGCAACATCATCTGCATCAGAGCTCCTGGAAAATCAACGACATGAACAACACTTTCAGCTGTAGCGAGAACGCCATGGATGCGCTTTTACGCGCGGACCACAGTCCCCATCTGTTTGACGAGGACATGCTGGACATGGACACGGAGAGCAACGAGAGGGTGCTGATCAACATCGCCGGGCTGAGGTACGAGACCCAGCTGGGCACCCTGAACCAGTTCCCCGACACTCTGCTGGGAGACCCCGCCAAGAGGATTAAATACTTTGACCCGCTCCGGAACGAGTACTTTTTCGACCGCAACAGGCCGAGCTTTGACgggattttgtatttttatcagTCAGGGGGGAAGATCCGCAGACCAGTCAACGTGTCCATTGATGTGTTCGCGGATGAGATTAGGTTTTACCAGCTGGGGGAGGAGGCCATGGAGCGTTTCCGTGAAGATGAAGGCTTTataaaagaggaggaaaagcCCCTGCCACAGAATGAGTTTCAGAAGCAGGTCTGGCTTATTTTCGAGTATCCTGAAAGCTCCATGCCGGCTCGCGGCATCGCCATCGTGTCTGTGATTGTTATCACCATATCCATCATCACCTTTTGCCTGGAGACGCTGCCAGAGTTTCGGGATGAGAGGGAGCTTCCGGTCACCAGCCGGCTGGACAACAGCACGGCGCCGCGGTCCTCCCTCACTTTCACTGACCCCTTCTTCATCATAGAGACAACGTGCGTGATCTGGTTCACTTTCGAGCTATTCGTGCGCTTCTTCGCGTGCCCGAGCAAGTCTGAGTTCTCCAAAACGGTCATGAACATCATCGACATCATGTCCATCATGCCTTACTTCATCACAGTGGGCACGGAGCTGGCGGAGCAGCAGGGCCAGGAGCACCAGAACGGGCAGCAGGCCATGTCGCTCGCCATCCTGAGGGTCATCCGTCTCGTGCGGGTCTTCCGAATCTTCAAACTCTCCCGACACTCGAAGGGGCTGCAGATCCTGGGGCAGACTCTCAAAGCCAGCATGCGGGAGCTCGGCCTGctcatcttcttcctcttcatcgGCGTCATCCTCTTCTCCAGCGCCGTGTTCTTCGCCGAGGCGGACGAGCCCGAGTCTCACTTCTCCAGCATCCCGGACGCCTTCTGGTGGGCCGTGGTCACGATGACCACCGTGGGCTACGGCGACATGAGGCCGATCACGGTCGGGGGGAAGATCGTGGGCTCGCTGTGCGCAATCGCCGGCGTGCTCACCATCGCGCTGCCCGTGCCGGTCATCGTGTCCAACTTCAACTACTTCTACCACAGAGAGACGGACCAGGATCAGTCCTCGCTGAAGGATGAGCCCAACAGCGGCCGAGCGAGCCCCGAACTGAAGCGCAAAGGGAGTAAGTCGTCGGCGAAATCGCAAGACGTGGAGAACAGCGAGGCGAACACGTCGGCTGAGAAGGCGAATATCAAAGCGAACAGCAGCATGGACTTCAAGAGATCCCTTTACGCTTTCTGCTTGGACACGCGGGAGACAGATCTGTAG